DNA sequence from the Marinilongibacter aquaticus genome:
GCCGCCAATCCAACTGCCTGCAATGGTAGCTAAGCCTTTCCATGTGTTTTCGTCGAAAGTTTGAGGTGCGATATTTTTCACGATCCAAACGGCTACGGGACCGCCAATGACCACTCCCAAAGTGCCGGCCAAGAAAACGAGCACAGCCTTCAAACCCAGTTTCTTGAGCATGTTCAAATCTAGGCTTAAAGTGAAAAGCAAAAGGCAGGGGGGAAGCAGGTAGTGGCTTGCCACAGGGTAAATTTGTGAGCTTTCACCCGATATTACACCCGTCGAATTCAAAGCTCCGGGAATAAAATAGCAAAGCAAAATAGGCGGGAATAGGGTGAACAGTTTTTTCAGGAATGAATTTGTACTTTGACTGGCCCAGAAAATAAGGTATAAAAGTACCAGAAGGATGCCCAAGACAATGACATCGTTTTCAATAAGCGGGCTAGCGTTCATAGCGTAAGTATATTCTGTTTTTTATTTGTTGATGTATGCTTTCGTTGGGTAATATTACAAAAAAGAAGGGCGATATAGGGTTTCTGCAAGGAAAATTCATTTTGTTTGGATGCAAGCCCTTCAATCACGATTGAATATATATGAGTAAGAAGAAACGCAGTTCGGCTGTTTTAGGTGCAGCTTTATTGATGGCCACTTCGGCGGTTGGTCCAGGCTTTTTGACACAAACTACGGTGTTCACCCAAAAATTAGCGGCCAGTTTTGGTTTTGTGATTTTACTCTCTGTTTTACTCGACATCGGAGCTCAGCTCAACATTTGGCGAATATTGGTGGTTTCGGGAAAAAGAGCTCAAAATGTTGCCAATGCGGTCATTCCGGGTGCAGGATACCTTTTGTCTGGTTTGGTATTGCTTGGCGGTTTGGCTTTCAATATCGGCAATATTGCAGGTGCAGGCTTGGGTTTGGAATCCTTCTTGGGCATTGATACAAAATTTGGAGCAGTTATCAGTGCGGTTATCGTGTCCATCGTTTTTCTGCAAGACGATGTGGGGCGTGCCCTCGACTATTTTACCCGGGCAATGGCCAGCATTATATTGGTTTTGATTGTTTACGCTTTTTGGGTGGCCCAGCCTCCAATTGTGGCTGCAATTCACCGTACCTTTTTACCTCTTGATTTTGATGCCAAAGCGACGGTCACTTTGGTGGGCGGCACGGTGGGCGGCTATATTACTTTTGCAGGAGCTCATCGGCTTATTGCTGCGGGCATACAAGGCGAGCAGCGTTTGACTGAGGTGAATAAAAGTGCGGCCACTGGGATTCTCGTGGCTTCAGTCATCCGGTATTTTTTATTTTTGGCCACTTTAGGTGTTTTGGCTTCCGGTGCGGTCTTCAATGTCCAGAATCCTGCGGCTTCGGTTTTTGAATTTGCGATTCCCAAAATCGGAGGGAAAATTTTCGGATTGCTGATGTGGAGTGCTGCACTCACTTCTGTGGTAGGTGCGGCCTATACGTCTGTGAGTTTCTTGAAAAAGTTTGAAAGGCCAAAATTCATGCAAGAAAAATGGCTTACTCTAGCCATTGTTTGGCTGTCGACCTTGTTTTTTGTTTTTGTTGGGAAGCCTGTGAAAACACTCATTTTTGTGGGTATGCTGAATGGCTTCATTCTTCCTGTTGGCCTGGCTTTGATGCTCATCGCTGCACAGAAAAAATCGATAGTAGGAGGTTACAAAAATCCCAGAATACTGCAACTATTGGGTTGGTTCATTGTGACGCTCATGACAATACTGTCTGTGCTCGCGGTTTTTCAGTAAGCCTTCAAATGTTTCGAGGTTTACGTTATTTCGGAAATGAAATTTTATAAGAAAGCAAATGGAAATGTTCAGGCCCAAATGAAATTGAACGTATGCCGATAGCACAGTTCAAGGGTCAAATTTTTCCGATTGGCCCAAAAGAAAACACACAGCCCTCAAAAACGAGACTGTGTGTCGCAATTACACTTCATCAACAAACTAAAAACCAAATAATATCTTTAGTTGAGCCCAATTTACGAAGATTTTGGTTTTGCAAACAATTTTTTGTGTTTAAAATACACTTGTTCTGTGTAAACTTTTCCCCAAGTGAAAGCTTCGCAGAGTAGTTTATTTCAAAAGATTCTATTGTTTTGCAGTCGATTTAATGTTTGCTTCCAAAATTTTCTTTTCTGATAATTTGGATGGGCTATTGAACATTAAATCTTCGCCTGAACCCGTTTTGGGGAAGGCCATCACTTCGCGAATACTGTTTTTCTTTTCAAGAATCATCATCAATCGATCCACGCCCCAAGCTATTCCGCCATGGGGAGGAGCCCCGTATTGGAAAGCCTCGTACATGTGGCCCACACTCATTTTCATCTCTTCTTTGTTGTAGCCCATGTTGCGGTAGGTCGCTTCCAGAATTTCTGATTTATGGGCACGCACAGAGCCGCCACCAATTTCGTAGCCGTTCAATACCATATCGTATTGTTGGGCAATAATCTCGCCAATGTTTTCTCCTTTCATGTGCTTGTCGAGGTCGGCAATGGATGGCATCGAGAACGGATTGTGCGTAAATGTCCAATTTCCTTCGTCGGTAAGTTCGAAGAACGGGAAGTCGATTATCCACGCAGGATGCAATTCTTTTGGTTTTACAAGCTTGAGTATCTTACCCAATTCTTGACGAACGGCATCCAAGGCTTTGTTGGCGGTTTTGGCATCTGCGGCCGAGAAGAAAACGATGTCGCCCACTTGGGCCTCGGTTTCTTCGATGATTTTGGCACAAATGTCTTCACCCAAAAACTTGATAATGGGCGATTGCAATTCGTCTTCGTTCACGATAATGTAGGCCAATCCGCCCAGTCCGTGTTCTTGTGCAATTGCGGTAAGTTTTTCTATCTGGCCTTTGGAAAGACGTGTTTTCTGCACGCTGCCCGGCACTTTGATACACTTTACGATTCCGCCTTCTTCAATGGGTTTTGCAAAAACCTGAAATTCCGTTTCCCGTACAATTTCGGTGATTGTTTTCAGTTCCAGTCCAAAACGCAGATCGGGTCTGTCGGTGCCGTATTTTTCCATGGCCTCGGCGTAGGTAAGTACCTGAAACGGGAAAAGTTTCCACTTGTTACCGTAGATTTCTTTCACCAAGGTGTTGAACAAATGCGTATTGACATCGATAATGTCTTGCATGCTCACAAAGGCCATCTCGATATCGAGTTGCGTAAACTCGGGTTGGCGGTCACCGCGGCTGTCTTCATCACGGAAGCAACGGGCAATTTGGAAATATTTTTCAAATCCGCCCACCATCAACATTTGTTTGAACTGCTGCGGAGCTTGCGGAAGGGTGTAAAACTTACCTGGGAATTTTCGTGAAGGCACAATGAATTCACGTGCTCCTTCGTCGGTTCCGGCT
Encoded proteins:
- a CDS encoding NRAMP family divalent metal transporter — translated: MSKKKRSSAVLGAALLMATSAVGPGFLTQTTVFTQKLAASFGFVILLSVLLDIGAQLNIWRILVVSGKRAQNVANAVIPGAGYLLSGLVLLGGLAFNIGNIAGAGLGLESFLGIDTKFGAVISAVIVSIVFLQDDVGRALDYFTRAMASIILVLIVYAFWVAQPPIVAAIHRTFLPLDFDAKATVTLVGGTVGGYITFAGAHRLIAAGIQGEQRLTEVNKSAATGILVASVIRYFLFLATLGVLASGAVFNVQNPAASVFEFAIPKIGGKIFGLLMWSAALTSVVGAAYTSVSFLKKFERPKFMQEKWLTLAIVWLSTLFFVFVGKPVKTLIFVGMLNGFILPVGLALMLIAAQKKSIVGGYKNPRILQLLGWFIVTLMTILSVLAVFQ